AGAAGCACCGGCGCATTGCGGTGACCAGCTCGGCCACGCCGCTGGTGACGGAAGGACAGGAGTCGGGCGTGGGCCGGTGGCACACGCTGCCGCTGGCGACGCTGTCTTTTTACGAATACCTGCAAATCAAAAAGATTGCCGCGCCGCAATTGCCGGCGGTGGAGTCACTCGACCAGTTATTTGACTGGCAGCCGGTGCAGTTCGCGCGGGTGGGCGAGGAGGCGCGGGGCTTGGTGGCGCATTTTCACGAGTATCTGTTGCGCGGCGGTTTCCCGCAGACGGCGCAGATGGAAAGCATCACGCAGGCGCAGAAGTTTCTGCGGGAGGACATAGTGGACAAGGTGCTCAAGCGGGATATGACGGCGTTGTTCGGCGTGCGGCGGGTGCTGGAACTGGAGCAGACGTTTCTTTACCTGTGCCTGCACGACGGCGGGCTGCTCGACATGACGACGTTGTGTCAGAATCTGGAGGTGAAAAAGCCGACGGCGAACAACTTCATCGCGCTGCTGGAGAACACGCATTTGATTCACCGGCTCGCGCCGTTCGGTTACGGGAAGGAAATCCTGCGGGCGCGTTACAAGGTGTATCTGGCCGACGCGGCCATTGCGCCGAGCGTGATGCTCAAGGGCAAGTCATTGCTGGAGGATGCGGCGGCGTTGGGCGTGGCCGTTGAGACGGCTTTTTTCAAGCACGTCGTCACGCGCTATTACGACCGGAGCGTGGCGTTCAATTATTGGCGCGGCAAGAAGGACCAGGAGGTGGACATCATCGCGACGATGGAGGGGCGGCTTGTGCCGTTCGAGGTGAAGTATCGTTCGCAGGCGACAGGGTTGGGAGACCTGAAAGGGATGCGGCAGTTCTGCGTGGAGCGGAAGGTGGCGCGCGGTTATGTCATCACGAAAGAAGTCACGGACTTCGGCGTGCTACCCCTAGGCGAGGCCGGCGGCGGCGCAATGGTGGTGAAGATTCCCGCGCCGCTGGCCTGCTACTGGTTGGGGCGGTCGGAAGTGGAGAACGCGGATAACCAATAGAAACAATGGAGAAGCAAAGCGCCGAACTGAAGGACAACCGCAGAAGCCATTTATTTCCAAGGGGTTGCCATTGCTCGGGCCGAACGGTTCAATACACGCCTTCGACGATCTGTTTTTCCATCGCGCCGAACGGGCGAACGTCGCCGACGCCGTCCCAGGCATAGGGTTCGCGCGGAGGGCGGCGGATCGCTTCGTCGCGTTCGAGGAAGCGCGGCATGAAGAATTCCTTCGTCAACGTCGTCAACTCGACGCGGCCCCACTCGCCGTAATTCTTAACCTGATCGGTTTGCTTCGGATCGACGACGCGCACGACGGCGCGCGGCTGCGGGGCGTAATACGTGATCGAAAAGTTGTCCTCCGGTTTCAAGGGAACACTGGCGGCCAACCCCATCAACGTGTTGCCGTAAGTCGGATAGAAGCCGATGCGGTTTTCGAGAACTTCCTCAATCAGGAAACGCACGTACTGCGGGGACATTGAGGTGCCGCCGCAGAAGACGCCGCGAATGCCGGCTTCCCAGAGGTCGGTCTTTTCTCCGAGCGCTTCGAGCAATTTGGGCGTGGTAAAAAGCCCCGTGACTTTACGGTGCTTCAGGATCGTGATCGCCTGGTCCACGACGTGTTCCATGTAAGCTTTGGCGATTTCCCCCTTCTTTTCGCTGATCACTCTTTTTACCCAGCGCGGGTCGAGATCGACGAAATAGCAGGAACTGCCGCGGAAGTTGGCCAGGTGTTCGATCGCGAGCCGGAGCCGGCGCGGTCCCGTGGGGCCGACCATCAGCCACGCGCCGCCGCGCGGGAAATGGGCGTCGGAAATCTTCGCCGAGAATTCCTCATAATCGACCTTGTAGTCGTTCCAGCCGATGCGCTGCTTGGGCATGCCGGTGGTGCCGCCGGTCTCAAAAATATTGTAAGGCCGCCCTTTGAACGCGTTGGGCACCCACACGTCGGGCTGAAGGTCGCGCAGCCACTCGTCCTGGAAATGCGGAAAGCGGAGCAGGTCGCTAAAGCCTTTCACCTCATTGGCTGGATTCCAACCAGCCTTCTTGGCCCAGTCGAGCCAGAAGGGGCATCCGGTTTCCGGTGAAAAGTGCCACTGCACGATTTCACGCGCGTGGGCGTCGAGTTTGTCTTGAGCGGCTTTGATGGCGGAGGGATCAACGGGCATACGCAAAAGCTAATTCTTCTTCTGAGGTTGGATGGGGTTGAGATTGACTTTCGGGAGATCATCTTTGCCTGCAGCGCTGCGAGCGGCGTCATAAAAGGCGTAAAGGTGGGTGTTGCAGGAGACGTAGATGGTCCCGTTGGCCACGATGGGCGTGGAATAAACCGGCGCCGGCAGATTGGTTTCGCTGAGGAGTTTCTTC
This sequence is a window from Verrucomicrobiota bacterium. Protein-coding genes within it:
- a CDS encoding ATP-binding protein, translated to MVASKTELLPVLSQYNPWWRDGRVGDLPKWRRAAFSQVLEWMTNPPAHRALLLSGARQVGKTTLLLQTMEALIESGVPPTKILYVTFDHPLVKLAGLDGLLNLWREIEPARDGIEYLFLDEIQYTKDWQTWLKHQVDFQKHRRIAVTSSATPLVTEGQESGVGRWHTLPLATLSFYEYLQIKKIAAPQLPAVESLDQLFDWQPVQFARVGEEARGLVAHFHEYLLRGGFPQTAQMESITQAQKFLREDIVDKVLKRDMTALFGVRRVLELEQTFLYLCLHDGGLLDMTTLCQNLEVKKPTANNFIALLENTHLIHRLAPFGYGKEILRARYKVYLADAAIAPSVMLKGKSLLEDAAALGVAVETAFFKHVVTRYYDRSVAFNYWRGKKDQEVDIIATMEGRLVPFEVKYRSQATGLGDLKGMRQFCVERKVARGYVITKEVTDFGVLPLGEAGGGAMVVKIPAPLACYWLGRSEVENADNQ
- a CDS encoding AMP-binding protein, yielding MPVDPSAIKAAQDKLDAHAREIVQWHFSPETGCPFWLDWAKKAGWNPANEVKGFSDLLRFPHFQDEWLRDLQPDVWVPNAFKGRPYNIFETGGTTGMPKQRIGWNDYKVDYEEFSAKISDAHFPRGGAWLMVGPTGPRRLRLAIEHLANFRGSSCYFVDLDPRWVKRVISEKKGEIAKAYMEHVVDQAITILKHRKVTGLFTTPKLLEALGEKTDLWEAGIRGVFCGGTSMSPQYVRFLIEEVLENRIGFYPTYGNTLMGLAASVPLKPEDNFSITYYAPQPRAVVRVVDPKQTDQVKNYGEWGRVELTTLTKEFFMPRFLERDEAIRRPPREPYAWDGVGDVRPFGAMEKQIVEGVY